One window of the Shewanella maritima genome contains the following:
- the rnd gene encoding ribonuclease D, with translation MEYLVLTFEYIETDEQLSELVAQYQQSPLLVIDTEFVRTRTYYANLGLIQAYDGKTLALIDPVAVSDLSCFWQLLTDESIVKLVHSCSEDLEVFAHYGKCQPKPLFDSQIAASMGNMGYGLGYAKLVQQCLDVEIDKGESRTDWMKRPLTDAQLQYAANDVFYLYKLYPQLKQKLEQMGRSEWLFEEGERITQGRLDAPDPETAYFKVKNAFQLTPKQLACLKVLAAWRQQKALSRNLALGFVIKDHALIALAKKQPQSVTALNKLVDLTDHEKRFHGKELVKLITTVDFSDLPEQIDVIALRPGYKSTFKQIKNTLVELCEHKQVATEFIASKRLIHGFMLWLFNNKQGETPLLLSGWRGEVVGSAIDDVSFSG, from the coding sequence ATGGAGTATTTAGTGTTAACTTTTGAGTATATTGAAACCGATGAACAGCTGAGTGAGCTTGTGGCTCAGTATCAGCAATCTCCATTGCTAGTCATCGATACTGAGTTTGTGCGCACTCGCACTTACTATGCAAATCTAGGGCTTATTCAAGCTTATGATGGTAAAACCCTCGCGCTTATCGACCCTGTTGCTGTTAGCGATTTATCATGTTTTTGGCAGCTGCTGACGGATGAAAGCATCGTTAAATTGGTGCATTCATGCAGTGAAGATCTAGAAGTGTTTGCCCATTATGGAAAGTGCCAACCTAAGCCACTGTTTGACAGCCAAATCGCCGCCAGCATGGGTAATATGGGTTATGGACTTGGTTACGCTAAGCTAGTGCAGCAGTGCCTAGATGTGGAAATTGATAAAGGCGAATCGCGCACCGATTGGATGAAGCGCCCGTTAACCGATGCTCAGTTGCAATACGCTGCCAACGATGTGTTCTACCTTTATAAACTGTATCCACAGCTAAAACAAAAGCTTGAGCAGATGGGACGCAGTGAATGGTTATTTGAAGAAGGTGAGCGCATTACCCAAGGGCGTTTAGATGCGCCGGATCCAGAAACCGCTTACTTTAAAGTTAAGAATGCCTTTCAGTTAACGCCTAAGCAGCTGGCTTGTTTAAAAGTGCTTGCGGCATGGCGCCAGCAGAAAGCCTTGAGCCGCAATTTAGCACTGGGTTTTGTCATTAAAGATCATGCCTTAATAGCTTTGGCTAAAAAGCAGCCGCAAAGCGTTACTGCCCTCAACAAGTTAGTTGACCTTACTGATCACGAAAAGCGTTTTCATGGTAAAGAGCTGGTCAAACTCATTACCACTGTCGACTTTAGTGACTTGCCTGAGCAGATAGATGTCATTGCGCTGCGCCCAGGTTATAAGTCTACCTTTAAGCAGATCAAAAATACTCTGGTCGAGCTGTGTGAGCACAAGCAAGTGGCAACTGAGTTTATTGCGTCTAAACGCCTTATTCATGGGTTTATGCTGTGGCTATTTAACAATAAACAAGGTGAAACGCCGCTGTTATTGTCAGGCTGGCGTGGTGAAGTGGTAGGCTCGGCGATTGATGATGTGAGTTTTTCTGGCTGA
- a CDS encoding ATP-dependent DNA helicase, whose protein sequence is MSLSLANLVADIFKPNGALSKSIGVYHQRDAQLQMAIEVANSISAKSNLVLEAGTGVGKTFAYLVPALLSGKQVVISTGSKNLQDQLFVKDLPTILSMLDIHQRVALLKGRNNYLCQLRLDNTMADAARYQADYLDDLLKINQWASLTSDGDLGKLTTVSENSIVLNDVMSTKESCKGKKCDFYDACFTRKARVKAIEAKVIVVNHHLFFADRLLKDTGFAELLPDPDVVIFDEAHLLPDTCINYFGDNISTREIDRQLSALISIHKEEVRDSIQIEQLSYRCLSLLEQWQQGLIEQQIDNYRHVLANKKLAGLGWQLIEELNALQTVLSAHVGRFESLDEALEKLDRLNGRLVSFFECNDPNSAYSVDIGLNQLMLRVAPINIAKQCEALFEPSTSWVFTSATLQVNRELSHFTREMGIASAKQVILDSPFDYPNQAILCVPRYLGKRNASMPDASSAMSQSYYIQQFVDVCVQAINAAKGRTFILFTSHHMLNLTAQLLATKVRYPLLVQGQGSKQNLLNKYRQLGNAVLLGTSSFWEGIDVKGKLLSCVIIDKLPFVSPDNTLYKARAANIEQQQQDPFSHISLPQAVIALKQGVGRLIRDEKDCGVLILCDNRIVNREYGAAFLQSLPPMYRTRELDVALDFLKAIN, encoded by the coding sequence GTGAGTTTATCTTTAGCCAATCTTGTCGCTGATATATTTAAGCCAAACGGTGCGCTTTCGAAAAGTATTGGCGTATATCACCAGCGTGATGCTCAGCTGCAGATGGCTATTGAAGTCGCAAACTCAATTTCTGCTAAGTCAAATCTTGTACTTGAGGCGGGAACGGGTGTGGGTAAAACCTTTGCGTATCTTGTACCTGCGCTGCTTAGTGGTAAACAGGTGGTGATAAGTACGGGAAGTAAAAATCTGCAAGATCAGCTGTTTGTTAAAGATTTACCGACTATCTTGTCGATGCTCGACATTCATCAACGTGTCGCCTTGCTTAAAGGGCGTAATAATTACTTATGCCAGTTGCGGCTTGATAACACCATGGCTGATGCCGCTCGATATCAAGCCGATTATTTGGACGATTTATTAAAAATCAATCAATGGGCATCGCTCACTTCAGATGGTGATTTAGGCAAGTTGACCACAGTGTCTGAAAACTCAATTGTGCTGAATGATGTAATGAGTACCAAGGAGTCTTGCAAGGGCAAAAAGTGTGATTTTTATGATGCTTGCTTTACCCGTAAGGCAAGGGTAAAAGCCATTGAAGCGAAGGTGATTGTGGTTAACCATCACTTGTTTTTTGCAGACAGGCTGCTAAAAGACACGGGCTTTGCTGAGCTGCTTCCCGACCCTGATGTAGTGATATTCGATGAAGCCCATTTATTACCAGATACCTGCATCAATTATTTTGGCGATAACATTTCTACACGGGAAATCGACCGTCAATTATCTGCGCTTATCTCAATCCATAAGGAAGAGGTGCGAGACTCTATTCAAATTGAGCAACTGAGTTACCGCTGTTTATCGTTACTTGAGCAGTGGCAGCAAGGCTTGATTGAGCAGCAAATTGATAATTACCGCCATGTATTAGCTAACAAAAAGTTAGCAGGACTTGGCTGGCAGTTAATTGAAGAACTTAATGCCCTGCAAACAGTGCTCAGTGCTCATGTTGGCCGTTTTGAATCCCTCGATGAAGCGCTGGAAAAACTTGATAGGCTCAATGGCAGATTGGTGAGCTTTTTTGAGTGTAATGACCCTAATTCAGCCTACAGTGTGGATATTGGTCTTAACCAATTAATGCTGCGAGTGGCACCGATTAATATCGCCAAACAGTGTGAGGCATTGTTTGAGCCATCAACAAGTTGGGTATTTACTTCTGCAACCTTGCAAGTGAATCGTGAGCTTTCTCATTTCACCCGTGAAATGGGGATAGCAAGTGCCAAGCAGGTTATTTTAGACAGCCCATTTGATTATCCTAATCAAGCTATTTTATGTGTGCCACGCTATTTAGGTAAGCGTAACGCATCTATGCCCGATGCCAGCAGCGCTATGAGCCAGTCTTACTATATTCAGCAGTTTGTTGACGTGTGTGTGCAGGCGATAAATGCCGCCAAAGGTCGCACCTTTATATTATTTACCAGTCATCACATGCTCAATTTAACGGCACAGTTGCTCGCCACCAAGGTGCGTTATCCGTTGCTGGTACAAGGGCAGGGTAGTAAGCAGAATTTGCTGAATAAATATCGGCAATTGGGTAATGCGGTGCTATTAGGAACCAGTAGTTTCTGGGAAGGTATTGACGTAAAGGGCAAATTACTGAGCTGCGTGATCATCGATAAGCTGCCGTTTGTTAGCCCTGACAATACCTTGTATAAAGCGCGTGCGGCGAATATTGAGCAGCAACAGCAAGATCCGTTCAGTCATATTTCATTGCCCCAGGCTGTTATTGCATTAAAGCAGGGTGTCGGGCGATTGATACGGGACGAGAAAGATTGTGGCGTGCTGATTTTGTGTGACAACCGCATTGTCAACCGAGAGTACGGCGCTGCGTTTTTGCAGTCGCTGCCTCCTATGTACCGTACCCGTGAGCTTGATGTTGCTTTAGACTTTTTAAAAGCAATTAATTGA
- the minE gene encoding cell division topological specificity factor MinE, with the protein MSILDYFRSNKKAASASLAKDRLQIIVAHQRAERDAPDYFPQMKQEIIEVIRKYVHINEDQVNVQLDQDDNNLSVLELNVTLPDGK; encoded by the coding sequence ATGTCGATACTTGATTACTTTAGAAGCAATAAAAAAGCCGCGAGCGCGTCATTAGCCAAAGACCGTCTACAGATCATTGTTGCGCACCAACGTGCTGAACGTGATGCCCCTGATTATTTTCCACAGATGAAACAAGAGATTATTGAAGTCATCCGTAAATATGTGCATATCAATGAAGACCAAGTGAACGTGCAACTTGACCAAGATGATAATAACTTGTCTGTATTAGAGCTAAACGTGACCTTACCTGATGGTAAATAG
- a CDS encoding YcgN family cysteine cluster protein, with the protein MAFWEELSLEQMNNEQWELLCDGCGKCCLNKVIDDDTEELYYTNAACHLLSHKTGSCDKYPERFKHVPQCTAITKDNIASLDWLPDSCSYRRLHMGKTLPSWHPLLTGSKAAMHQAGMSVKGKVVDERKIKYLEDHIVLWPLVSKD; encoded by the coding sequence ATGGCTTTTTGGGAAGAACTTAGCCTTGAGCAAATGAACAATGAGCAATGGGAGCTGTTGTGCGACGGTTGCGGCAAGTGTTGTTTGAATAAGGTGATTGATGATGATACGGAAGAACTGTATTACACCAATGCTGCGTGTCATTTATTAAGCCACAAAACAGGTAGCTGCGATAAATACCCAGAGCGTTTTAAGCATGTACCTCAGTGCACTGCAATTACTAAAGATAATATCGCGAGTTTAGATTGGCTGCCCGATAGCTGCAGTTACCGCCGCCTGCATATGGGTAAAACCTTGCCAAGTTGGCACCCGTTACTGACAGGCTCAAAAGCGGCGATGCATCAAGCTGGTATGTCAGTGAAAGGTAAAGTGGTCGATGAGCGCAAGATTAAATATCTTGAAGATCATATTGTGCTTTGGCCGCTTGTTTCAAAAGATTAA
- a CDS encoding M50 family metallopeptidase: MPESGLTPNSSKLSSHLSSQSAVPSRSRFVIELLVALIVTKLPYVSVPFKWFESFFHEISHGIATLITGGVVNSIQLFPNGAGLCTSQGGNAILIAFSGYPGAALWGYLIFLLATWRAGIRFTLSLLGLIVMASLLFWARDMLTIIILLCLAGLFLLPIKLNNNSLLNSLLRILGLMIMLNAVASPTVLFGLSGKGDANMLSQMTWLPAWIWIFIWLAFSGLMLWLSWSKVNVNKGVKHEA; this comes from the coding sequence ATGCCTGAATCAGGTCTTACGCCAAACTCATCAAAACTTTCATCACACCTTTCTTCACAGTCTGCGGTTCCTTCTCGGAGCCGTTTTGTTATTGAGCTTTTAGTGGCCTTAATTGTCACCAAATTGCCCTATGTTAGCGTGCCATTTAAGTGGTTCGAAAGCTTCTTCCATGAAATATCCCATGGGATCGCAACCCTAATTACCGGCGGCGTGGTAAATAGTATTCAGCTATTTCCAAATGGTGCAGGCCTTTGCACTAGTCAAGGTGGGAATGCCATCTTAATTGCCTTTAGCGGATACCCAGGTGCCGCCTTGTGGGGCTACCTTATTTTCTTGTTAGCTACCTGGCGTGCAGGTATTCGTTTTACCTTGTCATTGCTTGGGCTGATAGTCATGGCAAGTTTGTTGTTTTGGGCAAGAGATATGTTGACTATCATTATCTTGCTTTGTTTAGCCGGACTTTTTTTGTTACCAATTAAGTTAAATAACAATAGTCTTTTAAATAGTTTACTGCGTATATTAGGCCTTATGATTATGCTCAACGCCGTGGCAAGCCCCACAGTGTTGTTTGGTCTAAGCGGTAAAGGTGATGCGAATATGTTGTCGCAAATGACCTGGCTACCTGCTTGGATATGGATTTTTATTTGGCTAGCGTTCAGTGGATTAATGTTGTGGCTGAGCTGGTCGAAGGTGAATGTTAACAAGGGAGTAAAACATGAAGCTTAA
- the fadD gene encoding long-chain-fatty-acid--CoA ligase FadD translates to MDQPWINHLPADVPAEINPDQFTSLVDMFEQAVNKYADTPAFINMGAKMTYRKLEERSRAFAAYLQNELGLEKGDRVALMMPNLMQYPIALFGVLRAGMVVVNVNPLYTPRELKHQLVDSGAKAIVVVSNFARTLEEVVDQTPVQSVIITGLGDQLSAPKRTLVNFVVKYIKKMVPKYHLPHARSFRDSLSKGRRQQYIKPEITNDDLAFLQYTGGTTGVSKGAMLTHRSVVANVLQANGAYAPALQDGKELVVTALPLYHIFALTVNCLLFLHKGSQNLLITNPRDIPAFVADLKKYPFTALTGVNTLFNALVNDADFKALDFSKLKLSIGGGMAVQKAVADKWQSITQTRLLEGYGLTEASPLVTCCPYDLDGYNGSIGFPAPSTLIQVRSEEGEVLPQGEVGELFAKGPQVMRGYWQRPEESSKVIDENGWLATGDIGYMDEKGFFYIVDRKKDMILVSGFNVFPNEVEDVVALHPKVIEVAAVGVPHDVSGELVKIFVVAKDKSVTEKDLIKHCREHLTGYKVPKLVEFRDELPKTNVGKILRRELRDEASNA, encoded by the coding sequence GTGGACCAGCCTTGGATTAATCACTTACCTGCTGACGTGCCAGCAGAAATTAACCCTGACCAATTTACCTCGCTTGTGGACATGTTTGAGCAAGCTGTCAACAAGTATGCAGATACACCAGCGTTCATAAACATGGGCGCAAAGATGACCTACCGTAAGCTTGAAGAGCGCAGCCGCGCCTTTGCGGCGTACTTGCAAAATGAGTTAGGTCTAGAAAAGGGCGATCGCGTTGCGTTAATGATGCCTAACCTGATGCAATATCCTATTGCGCTTTTTGGAGTACTACGTGCAGGTATGGTTGTGGTTAACGTGAATCCACTATATACCCCACGAGAGCTTAAACATCAGCTGGTGGACTCTGGCGCTAAGGCCATTGTCGTTGTGTCTAACTTTGCGCGTACCCTTGAAGAAGTGGTTGACCAAACACCTGTGCAGTCAGTCATTATTACTGGTCTTGGCGATCAGCTAAGCGCGCCTAAACGCACATTAGTTAACTTTGTCGTTAAGTACATCAAGAAGATGGTGCCTAAGTATCACTTACCTCATGCTCGCTCATTTAGAGATAGTCTGTCGAAAGGTCGCCGCCAACAGTATATCAAGCCTGAAATCACTAACGATGATTTAGCATTCTTACAATATACAGGTGGCACAACTGGTGTATCAAAAGGGGCAATGTTGACTCACCGCAGCGTGGTAGCCAATGTGCTGCAAGCAAATGGTGCTTATGCGCCAGCGTTGCAAGATGGCAAAGAGCTAGTGGTTACCGCATTGCCGCTATATCATATTTTCGCGCTGACAGTTAACTGCTTATTGTTCCTGCATAAAGGCAGTCAAAACTTATTAATCACTAACCCGCGTGATATTCCAGCCTTTGTTGCTGATTTAAAGAAATACCCATTTACTGCGCTTACGGGTGTGAACACCTTGTTCAACGCACTAGTTAACGATGCTGACTTTAAAGCGTTAGATTTTTCTAAGCTAAAACTGTCAATCGGCGGCGGTATGGCAGTGCAAAAAGCGGTTGCTGATAAATGGCAAAGCATTACCCAGACTCGTTTGCTTGAAGGTTATGGTTTAACCGAAGCATCGCCGCTAGTGACCTGCTGCCCGTACGACCTAGACGGTTACAACGGTTCAATCGGTTTCCCCGCGCCATCAACTCTTATCCAGGTGCGAAGCGAAGAAGGTGAAGTACTCCCGCAAGGTGAAGTGGGGGAGCTATTTGCTAAAGGCCCGCAGGTTATGCGCGGTTACTGGCAGCGTCCTGAAGAAAGCAGCAAGGTAATCGATGAAAATGGCTGGTTAGCTACTGGTGACATTGGCTACATGGATGAAAAAGGCTTCTTCTACATTGTTGACCGTAAGAAAGACATGATTTTAGTCTCTGGCTTTAACGTATTCCCAAATGAAGTGGAAGATGTCGTCGCTCTGCACCCTAAAGTGATTGAGGTTGCAGCTGTAGGTGTACCTCACGATGTCAGTGGTGAGCTAGTTAAAATTTTCGTGGTAGCCAAAGATAAGTCCGTGACTGAAAAAGATTTGATTAAGCATTGCCGCGAACATTTAACAGGATATAAAGTACCAAAACTGGTAGAATTTAGAGACGAGCTGCCCAAAACCAATGTGGGTAAAATTTTACGCAGAGAGTTAAGAGACGAGGCGAGCAACGCTTAA
- the minD gene encoding septum site-determining protein MinD, with amino-acid sequence MAQIIVVTSGKGGVGKTTSSAAIATGLALKGHKTVVIDFDIGLRNLDLIMGCERRVVYDFVNVINGEANLNQALIKDKRCENLFILPASQTRDKDALTKEGVGKVLDDLAKDFEFIICDSPAGIEQGAMMALYFADVAIVTTNPEVSSVRDSDRILGMLQSRSRRAEQNLEPIKEWLLLTRYSPARVKTGEMLSVEDVEEILAIKLLGVIPESQAVLKASNSGVPVIIDQDSDAGLAYSDTIERLLGNDVPLRFTEEEKKGFLKRIFGS; translated from the coding sequence ATGGCACAGATTATTGTTGTCACCTCAGGAAAAGGCGGCGTTGGTAAAACCACTTCTAGCGCAGCAATAGCCACAGGCCTTGCGCTAAAAGGTCACAAAACTGTCGTTATTGATTTTGATATCGGCCTAAGAAACCTCGACCTAATTATGGGTTGTGAGCGCCGCGTTGTTTACGATTTTGTTAATGTTATCAATGGTGAAGCAAATTTAAACCAGGCATTGATTAAAGACAAACGTTGCGAGAACCTGTTTATCTTGCCAGCTTCGCAGACCCGCGACAAAGATGCCCTAACCAAAGAAGGTGTGGGTAAGGTATTAGACGATCTTGCTAAAGACTTCGAGTTTATTATTTGTGACTCGCCAGCAGGTATCGAGCAAGGCGCAATGATGGCGCTGTATTTCGCTGACGTTGCTATCGTCACTACCAACCCAGAAGTCAGCTCAGTGCGCGACTCAGATCGTATCCTAGGCATGCTGCAAAGCCGCTCTCGCCGCGCGGAGCAAAACCTTGAGCCAATTAAAGAATGGTTATTGTTGACTCGCTACTCACCAGCTCGCGTTAAAACTGGTGAGATGCTAAGCGTAGAAGATGTAGAAGAAATTCTTGCAATTAAACTGCTTGGCGTCATTCCAGAGTCACAAGCTGTGCTTAAAGCATCGAACTCAGGTGTGCCTGTGATTATTGACCAAGATAGCGATGCTGGTTTAGCTTATAGTGATACAATCGAGCGTTTACTGGGTAATGATGTACCACTTCGCTTTACTGAAGAAGAGAAAAAAGGATTCCTAAAACGGATTTTTGGTAGCTAA
- a CDS encoding class I SAM-dependent methyltransferase, whose product MPVTAGHHKAGEHAQVNAQLKSALKSDFRSESNAKRDKYRNPGATLSFFEVTPDKTVIELWPGGGWYAEILAPYLADKGQYIAANFETNPSEDNRRTRYYAKAGKKFEKWVEDNKAVVKNVGFATLNPPEKTKLGEDNSADVVLTFRNLHNWAMAGNLESVFAGAYAVLKPGGVFGVVEHRANPGMPADSGYMDQAEMVKLAEKVGFTLAEASEINANAKDTKDYPKGVWTLPPRLAMEDQDKDKYLAIGESDRMTLKFVKK is encoded by the coding sequence ATGCCAGTTACTGCTGGGCACCACAAAGCGGGTGAACATGCACAGGTTAATGCGCAGCTAAAGTCTGCGCTGAAAAGTGACTTTCGCAGTGAATCAAATGCTAAGCGCGATAAATATCGTAATCCGGGTGCAACCCTGAGCTTTTTTGAGGTGACGCCTGACAAAACCGTTATTGAGCTTTGGCCTGGTGGTGGTTGGTATGCTGAGATCTTAGCGCCTTATCTGGCTGATAAAGGTCAATATATAGCGGCAAACTTTGAAACCAATCCAAGTGAAGATAACCGCCGTACTCGCTACTACGCTAAAGCGGGTAAGAAGTTTGAAAAGTGGGTAGAAGATAACAAAGCTGTAGTGAAGAACGTAGGCTTTGCCACGCTAAACCCACCTGAGAAGACTAAGCTGGGTGAAGATAATAGTGCTGATGTGGTGTTAACCTTCCGTAACCTACATAACTGGGCAATGGCGGGTAACCTAGAGTCAGTATTTGCTGGTGCTTATGCAGTGTTGAAACCTGGTGGCGTGTTTGGTGTGGTAGAGCACAGAGCTAACCCTGGTATGCCAGCGGATAGCGGCTATATGGATCAGGCTGAGATGGTCAAGCTTGCTGAAAAAGTTGGCTTTACCCTAGCTGAAGCGTCAGAGATCAACGCCAATGCAAAAGACACTAAAGATTACCCTAAAGGTGTTTGGACGCTTCCTCCTCGCTTAGCGATGGAAGATCAAGATAAAGACAAATACCTTGCGATTGGCGAAAGCGATCGTATGACACTTAAGTTCGTCAAAAAGTAA
- the minC gene encoding septum site-determining protein MinC, with product MAKPNLELKATSFTLSVLYIHQDNLDVITQELDQKLAQAPQFFLGAPLILNLSALNDVQVDLLAIKTILNSRQLVIVGVTEASEDIVKQAKRCGLAVVKSGKQAPTPELPKRSTKIVKQNVRSGQQIYAKDSDLVVFGAVGNGAEVIADGSIHIYGALRGKAMAGASGDDQSVIIASKLHPELVSIAGKYWLAEHIQQHQIEDRGCVRLSGSSLSVESLP from the coding sequence ATGGCCAAACCAAATTTAGAGCTTAAAGCCACATCATTTACCTTATCCGTTTTATATATTCATCAAGATAATCTGGACGTTATCACTCAGGAATTAGATCAAAAGCTTGCCCAGGCACCGCAATTTTTCTTAGGTGCACCGCTCATTTTGAATTTATCAGCGCTAAACGACGTTCAAGTCGATTTACTTGCCATTAAAACCATTCTCAATTCGCGCCAACTTGTGATTGTTGGGGTAACAGAAGCGAGTGAAGACATTGTTAAACAAGCAAAACGCTGCGGCCTAGCTGTGGTTAAGTCTGGCAAACAAGCACCGACACCTGAGCTACCTAAACGCAGCACCAAAATAGTTAAGCAAAATGTCCGCTCAGGTCAGCAAATTTACGCCAAAGATAGCGATTTAGTTGTATTTGGCGCGGTTGGTAATGGCGCTGAGGTCATCGCAGATGGTAGCATTCATATCTATGGAGCGCTGCGCGGTAAGGCAATGGCTGGTGCAAGTGGTGACGATCAAAGTGTGATTATCGCCAGTAAACTTCATCCCGAATTAGTGTCAATTGCCGGCAAGTATTGGCTTGCAGAACATATACAACAACACCAAATTGAAGACAGAGGTTGCGTGCGCTTAAGTGGCAGCAGTCTTTCTGTAGAATCATTGCCTTAA
- a CDS encoding alpha/beta fold hydrolase, which produces MLHESINKEIRCEAITLSLPQIELAGISYGDATKPILLCLHGWLDNLNSFIPLVNELSLQGILSHYQIICIDWPGHGLSAHRPGIYPLHWVDYIYDLHATIAQLKLRNSSVSIIGHSLGGIIASAYNAAFANSIDKLVLIEALVPMFESEQNIRSRLVKGIEAQSRFARKQLSQSAKTVDINTAVSARHQLTKLDKPWCELITERNLRSTEVGFVWRSDPRLKLDSLYRLSFSQVEQLMNATGTPSLLVLGTDGYKQLKSLPPKAKRWFNDLKTVLLEGDHHLHMGSAEQVATQIRAFILN; this is translated from the coding sequence GTGTTACACGAATCGATAAATAAAGAGATAAGGTGTGAAGCTATCACCTTATCTCTTCCGCAAATTGAGCTTGCTGGCATCAGTTATGGTGACGCAACAAAGCCTATTCTCTTATGTTTACATGGTTGGTTAGACAACCTAAATAGCTTTATCCCTCTGGTAAATGAGTTAAGCCTTCAAGGCATCTTGTCTCATTATCAAATTATCTGCATTGATTGGCCTGGCCATGGCTTATCTGCCCATCGACCCGGGATTTATCCGCTTCATTGGGTTGATTATATTTACGACCTACATGCGACAATCGCACAGTTAAAGCTGCGCAACAGTAGCGTTAGCATTATTGGGCATTCTCTCGGCGGTATTATCGCATCTGCTTACAACGCCGCCTTTGCTAATAGCATTGATAAGTTGGTGTTAATTGAGGCGTTAGTGCCCATGTTTGAATCAGAGCAAAATATCCGGTCGCGATTAGTTAAAGGTATTGAAGCTCAAAGTCGATTTGCTCGCAAACAACTTAGTCAAAGCGCTAAAACGGTTGATATCAATACTGCGGTGAGTGCACGTCATCAATTGACCAAGTTAGATAAGCCTTGGTGTGAATTAATCACCGAGCGTAATTTGCGCTCAACTGAGGTGGGTTTTGTATGGCGAAGCGACCCCAGACTCAAGCTAGACTCCTTGTATCGCCTAAGTTTTAGTCAAGTTGAACAACTAATGAATGCAACTGGTACGCCCAGTTTATTAGTGTTAGGAACTGACGGCTATAAACAGCTAAAATCCCTGCCGCCAAAGGCTAAGCGCTGGTTTAATGATTTGAAAACCGTGTTATTGGAAGGCGATCATCATCTGCACATGGGCAGTGCAGAACAAGTAGCGACGCAGATTCGAGCTTTTATACTAAATTAA
- a CDS encoding YcgL domain-containing protein produces the protein MICAVYKSSRKPDTYLYVEKRDQFDAVPQPLMDMFGAPTFVMLLPIEKTKKLALADIDKVKSELKDKGFYLQLPPPSENLLEQHRLDLGLSEKVDPDTVFARNAEDK, from the coding sequence ATGATTTGTGCAGTATATAAAAGTAGCCGTAAGCCAGACACCTATCTATACGTTGAAAAACGCGATCAATTTGATGCTGTGCCGCAGCCTTTGATGGATATGTTTGGTGCGCCAACATTTGTGATGTTACTGCCGATAGAGAAGACCAAAAAACTGGCTCTAGCTGATATTGATAAGGTTAAATCTGAGCTGAAAGACAAGGGTTTTTATCTGCAATTACCACCGCCAAGCGAGAACCTGTTAGAGCAGCATCGTCTTGACTTGGGCTTAAGTGAAAAAGTAGACCCAGATACTGTGTTTGCTCGCAATGCAGAAGATAAATAA
- the tsaB gene encoding tRNA (adenosine(37)-N6)-threonylcarbamoyltransferase complex dimerization subunit type 1 TsaB translates to MNILALDTCTEACSAALSSQQQLFSRSADAPREHSQRLLPMVDEVLQDAEITIADVDLIAYGRGPGSFTGIRICTSMTQGLALGHDIPVIGISTLATMAQMAINIHGAKQILCCIDARMNEVYWGQYINQDGVAVLVATEQVSSPNDMAIVLDTEQEIIACGTGFDAYPELLERAQVISLSEQVKYPDASAMISLAKVGFDAGEHTSVDELAPVYLRDTVTWKKLPGRE, encoded by the coding sequence ATGAATATTCTTGCTCTTGATACCTGCACTGAGGCTTGCTCGGCTGCGCTTAGTTCTCAACAACAATTGTTTTCTCGGAGTGCTGATGCGCCGCGCGAACATAGCCAACGCCTATTGCCTATGGTTGATGAAGTTTTGCAAGATGCTGAAATTACCATTGCCGATGTAGACTTAATTGCCTATGGTCGTGGGCCAGGTAGCTTTACTGGTATTCGTATCTGCACTAGCATGACCCAAGGTTTAGCTCTTGGCCATGATATACCTGTTATCGGTATTTCAACCCTTGCCACCATGGCGCAAATGGCGATCAACATCCACGGCGCAAAGCAAATCCTTTGTTGCATTGATGCGCGAATGAATGAAGTGTATTGGGGGCAGTACATCAATCAAGATGGTGTTGCAGTGCTCGTGGCAACCGAGCAGGTAAGTTCACCAAATGATATGGCTATTGTGCTAGATACTGAGCAAGAGATCATTGCTTGCGGCACGGGTTTTGACGCTTACCCTGAGCTACTTGAGCGAGCTCAAGTGATTTCACTGTCTGAGCAGGTGAAATATCCTGACGCAAGCGCTATGATTAGCTTAGCTAAAGTGGGTTTTGACGCTGGCGAGCATACCAGTGTCGATGAACTTGCACCTGTTTACTTACGTGATACTGTTACCTGGAAGAAGCTACCGGGACGCGAATAG